From a single Vibrio toranzoniae genomic region:
- the gspK gene encoding type II secretion system minor pseudopilin GspK, producing MANRTHDLAKIHSAMGRKQNGVALIIILMLLAIMATIAGSMSERLFTQFKRVGNQLNYQQAYWYSIGVEALVQDGISQSYKDSDTVNLSQPWALEEQVYPLDYGQVSGRIVDAQACFNLNALAGVTATSSNQTPYLVTVWQTLLENQDIEPYQAEVIANSSWEFVDADTRTTSTVGVEDSTYEAMKPSYLAANGLMADESELRAVYQVTGEVMNKIRPFVCALPTDDFRLNVNTLTEKQAPLLEAMFAPGLSASDAKQLLDKRPFDGWNTVDAFMAEPAIVGVSAEVSKKAKGYLTVDSAYFELDAEVLVEQSRVRIRTLFYSSNRETVTVVRRRFGGISERVSDRSTE from the coding sequence ATGGCTAATCGCACCCATGATCTTGCTAAGATACATTCTGCAATGGGACGAAAACAAAATGGTGTCGCACTGATCATCATTCTGATGCTTTTGGCTATCATGGCCACCATTGCGGGCAGCATGTCGGAGCGTTTGTTTACACAATTCAAACGTGTTGGTAATCAGTTAAATTACCAACAGGCCTATTGGTATAGCATTGGTGTGGAAGCACTAGTACAAGACGGGATTAGTCAAAGCTATAAAGACAGTGATACCGTGAATCTAAGTCAGCCATGGGCACTGGAAGAACAGGTATACCCATTGGATTATGGACAAGTATCGGGTCGCATTGTCGATGCCCAAGCGTGTTTTAATCTCAATGCTTTGGCTGGGGTAACGGCGACTTCAAGCAACCAAACACCCTACTTAGTGACGGTTTGGCAAACCTTGTTGGAAAACCAAGATATTGAACCTTATCAGGCTGAGGTGATCGCAAACTCAAGTTGGGAGTTTGTCGATGCAGATACCAGAACCACTTCTACGGTAGGCGTAGAGGACAGTACTTATGAGGCGATGAAGCCCTCTTATTTGGCGGCTAATGGCTTAATGGCTGATGAATCCGAGTTACGAGCGGTTTATCAGGTTACGGGTGAGGTGATGAATAAGATTCGCCCATTTGTTTGCGCTCTGCCAACCGATGATTTCCGCTTGAATGTAAACACACTCACGGAAAAGCAAGCGCCTTTATTGGAAGCGATGTTTGCTCCTGGCTTAAGCGCATCGGATGCAAAACAACTGCTAGACAAGCGACCATTTGATGGCTGGAATACGGTGGATGCTTTTATGGCTGAGCCTGCCATTGTTGGTGTGAGTGCAGAAGTCAGCAAGAAAGCGAAAGGGTATTTAACTGTAGATAGCGCCTATTTTGAGCTAGATGCAGAGGTATTAGTTGAGCAGTCACGTGTACGTATACGAACGCTTTTCTATAGTAGTAATCGAGAAACAGTGACGGTAGTACGCCGTCGTTTTGGAGGAATCAGTGAGCGAGTTTCTGACCGTTCGACTGAGTAG
- the gspJ gene encoding type II secretion system minor pseudopilin GspJ — protein MWSTKSVSLVKSKSLSKSMPANKRVPRKQGLSSKGRGFTLIEVLVSIAIFATLSMAAYQVVNQVQRSNELSIERSARLNQLQRSLVILDNDFRQMAVRKFRTNGEEASSKLILMKEYLLDSDGVGIIFTRLGWHNPQQQFPRGEVTKVGYRIKEETLERVWWRYPDTPAGQEGVITPLLDDVEGFEIEFYDGSRWGKEWQTDKSLPKAVRLKLTLKDYDEIERVYLTPSGTLDQVNDASDSSNSEGNNG, from the coding sequence ATGTGGTCAACTAAAAGCGTGTCGTTAGTTAAGAGCAAGTCGCTAAGTAAGAGCATGCCCGCCAATAAGCGTGTACCTCGTAAACAAGGTCTATCTTCAAAAGGGAGAGGCTTTACCTTAATTGAAGTGTTGGTCTCGATCGCTATCTTTGCCACGTTGAGCATGGCGGCTTATCAGGTCGTGAATCAGGTGCAGCGGAGCAACGAACTCTCAATCGAACGCAGTGCTCGTTTGAATCAACTGCAACGTAGCTTAGTCATTTTAGATAATGATTTTCGTCAGATGGCGGTGCGAAAATTTCGTACTAATGGTGAAGAAGCATCATCTAAGCTGATATTAATGAAAGAGTATTTATTGGACTCCGACGGTGTTGGCATCATATTTACTCGCTTGGGGTGGCACAACCCACAACAGCAGTTTCCTCGTGGAGAAGTCACGAAGGTTGGCTACCGCATCAAAGAAGAAACACTTGAGCGTGTCTGGTGGCGTTATCCCGATACCCCTGCAGGCCAAGAGGGTGTGATTACTCCGCTGCTTGATGATGTCGAAGGCTTTGAAATCGAGTTTTATGATGGGAGTCGCTGGGGTAAAGAGTGGCAAACCGATAAATCATTGCCGAAAGCGGTGAGACTCAAGCTGACGTTGAAAGACTACGATGAGATAGAGCGAGTTTATCTCACGCCAAGTGGCACTTTAGATCAGGTCAATGACGCGAGTGACTCTTCAAATAGTGAGGGGAACAATGGCTAA